One Halobacterium wangiae genomic window, TGTTGAACACGAGGTCCGTGACGATGTCGTCGACTCCCTTCACGGCCAGTGGCGCTTCTGCGCCGAGCGAGCGTGCGAGCGCTCCCGAGGCGAACTCCAGCAACTCCCAGAAGACCCCCGCCGCCAGCACGAAGACGACGATGAAGACGGCCCGGAACTCGCCGGGGACGTCGATCTCCGGAGAGTGCTCCTCGAACGTCCGGAGTATCACGTAGCCGATGCTAGCGATCACGACCGCCGAGACGGTGTGGGCGACGCTGTCGTACCACGAGAACCAGTCGTAGGGTCCCAGCGAGCCGAACGTGTGGATGGAGATGGACAGCGTGACCCAGAGCGCGAGCAGCGGGTCCATCGAGTAGCCGTACTCGTGGCGGACCAGGGCGGGTAACAGCGTCACGCCGAGACCGAACGCCACGCCGAGTGCCAGCCCCAGCCGAACCGTGACGAGCGTGTAGAGGAGCAACAGGAGCAGTCCGGTCTGCATGATCAGGACCGCGATGCGCTGGGCGCCGTCGGGAAGTGTGAGTGAGCGGTGTCCCATTGGTGTCACTCGACGGTCGGTTCCTCGGCAGTTCCCGCCTCCTCGGCTCGTTTGAAGTACAGTTCGAAGGCGCCGCCGACGACGACCGCGACGACGGTGACGAAGACGAAGTCCCACTGGATGTCCGCCTGGCTCTGGACGTACTGGGTCCCCAGCCACTGGTCCGAGTAGTACTGGACGACGGTCCACAGTCCCTGGACCGCCATCGTCGTCAACGCTGCGAACGCGACCGCGAAGCGCCTGCTCATCTCCACGTCCGTGTACGTGTCCAGTTCGGCGACGCCGACGAGCGCGAGGCTGGCGACGGCGGTGTAGGCGGTGATCTCCTGGTGGATGCCGACCGCTCGCGCGGCCATCGCGGCGGCGCCGACGAACAGCACTGGCCACGGAACCAGCACCGTCCAGTCTCTGGTCGACAGGGTAGGGAGGGCGGCGACGAAGACGAAGACGACCGCGAACCCGCCCCAGAGGAGGGTCCCGAAGACGAAGCTCTCGACGGCCGCCAGCAGGACGACGCCGAGCAATCCCCACCCGAGGAGGGCGTTCGTCCGCGCACTGGGGTCCCGGAGACGACGTACCGACACACCGGACCTACGCGAGATTCGCGTAAAGGTATGGACTCCGTACTCGCCAGACGGGACGGCCGAAGGCGGCAGGAGCAGTCCGAGTCGGGCAACCGACGGACGGGAAGCGGCCGGCCGCTACTGCGTTCCAGTCGACGTGCTCTCACTGCTCGGGAGTTCGACCACGTCGACGTCGCCGCCGGTCTCGGGGTCTCTGTCCTGGGCGGCGCGCACCGTCTCCCGCGCGAGTTCGGCCGCGTCGACCAGTTCGGGTCCGACGTCGGCGTGCTCCAGTCGACCCAGCGCCACGGACGAACCGGTCCCCAGCGCTGCCTTCGCTGCCGAGACCGTGCTGCCGTCCTCACCAATCCGCTGGAACTTCGCCCGCCCCTCGCCGTCGTGAGCGGCGACGACAGCGGCGACGCCGAGACCCTCGGCGACGTCCGCGGCGATCTGTCCGAGGTTCGTGATGCCGACCTCGCGACCCGCCTCGACGTCGAGCTGTCGAAGCTCCGCTTCGATACGACGACCGAACTCGTCGACGTCGCCCTGGTCGCCGACCGCGCCGGCCACTGC contains:
- a CDS encoding 20S proteasome subunit A/B — translated: MGTVVAVETEDGVVIAADTLAVEDGDVTSKRVRRLFEFDAAVAGAVGDQGDVDEFGRRIEAELRQLDVEAGREVGITNLGQIAADVAEGLGVAAVVAAHDGEGRAKFQRIGEDGSTVSAAKAALGTGSSVALGRLEHADVGPELVDAAELARETVRAAQDRDPETGGDVDVVELPSSESTSTGTQ